Proteins co-encoded in one Coriobacterium glomerans PW2 genomic window:
- the glgA gene encoding glycogen synthase GlgA, whose product MANKRIQVVFASAEAAPFVKTGGLGDVAGSLPKALGQAGADVIVMVPKYGSIAPEYTESMTHLCDFYVPLGWRNEYCGLELLDLDGVRYLFIDNERYFKRDSPYGFFDDGERFAFFSKAVTESLQHLPAGFTCDVLHCNDWHTALAPVFLREFYQGLPTYERVRTVFSIHNIAFQGQFSDRVLNDILGLAHIPAAAGQLRCDDSSVNYMQGALHYADAITTVSPTYSEEIRTPGFGEGLDPVLRERSAVLSGILNGIDVDAFDPATDARIAQGFTASHMAGKRACKAALQEELGLEVRQDRPLMIMVSRLTRQKGLDLVTYSLERILSGGVQVAVLGTGERTYEDALNFFASLYPGVMAARIQFNPALSHRMYAGADMLLMPSLFEPCGLAQMIAMRYATLPIVRETGGLKDTVKPYNRFTGEGTGFSFSHFNGDEMGDAVFRAARLFWDDRKGWSGLVAHAMAEDFSWVHSASRYLDLYRHLLFTGDGDASETLPAGESSETESGRMRSSAEPRSAKPEPCSQQLSAAETRPRAGAASDAIQSQSSAKRAPEMTAGPVAKTGSGARRASGSKSATSKRASGISRGSGGKANPVKPSTAGSTTARVRISKRGARGSAERLETTSTSAAKSKRSTESTVSAPPKTSRKAHASADATEAPTGSVRSKGAAARGAATSPKGDAGSTSSSSAPCDLASETVSRMKRTRGRRSNRSR is encoded by the coding sequence ATGGCAAATAAGAGGATTCAAGTGGTGTTCGCCTCAGCGGAGGCGGCGCCCTTCGTGAAGACCGGTGGGCTCGGCGATGTTGCCGGCTCGCTTCCGAAGGCGCTTGGACAGGCCGGCGCCGATGTCATCGTGATGGTGCCCAAATACGGATCCATCGCCCCCGAGTACACGGAAAGCATGACGCACCTGTGCGACTTCTACGTTCCACTCGGTTGGCGCAACGAATACTGCGGGCTCGAGCTTCTGGATCTCGACGGCGTGAGGTACCTGTTCATCGATAACGAGCGCTATTTCAAGCGAGACTCGCCCTATGGCTTCTTCGATGACGGGGAGCGCTTCGCCTTCTTCTCAAAGGCCGTCACCGAGAGTCTGCAGCATCTTCCCGCGGGATTCACCTGCGATGTCCTTCACTGCAACGACTGGCACACGGCGCTGGCCCCTGTCTTTCTACGCGAGTTCTATCAGGGACTGCCCACCTACGAGCGCGTCAGAACCGTTTTCTCCATCCACAACATCGCGTTTCAAGGGCAGTTCTCCGATCGGGTTCTGAATGATATATTGGGGCTCGCCCACATTCCGGCCGCGGCCGGACAGCTGCGGTGCGACGACTCATCGGTCAACTACATGCAAGGCGCGCTCCATTACGCAGATGCGATCACGACCGTGAGCCCCACCTATTCAGAGGAGATCCGCACGCCCGGATTCGGTGAGGGACTCGACCCTGTGCTGCGCGAACGCTCGGCTGTGCTGTCGGGCATTCTGAACGGGATCGATGTCGACGCCTTCGATCCCGCCACCGATGCGCGCATCGCTCAGGGCTTCACCGCGTCTCACATGGCCGGAAAGCGGGCATGCAAAGCTGCCCTCCAGGAAGAGCTGGGGCTTGAGGTCCGTCAGGATCGCCCGCTCATGATAATGGTGAGCAGGCTGACGCGACAGAAGGGTCTCGATCTGGTCACGTACTCACTCGAGCGAATCCTCTCAGGCGGGGTCCAGGTCGCAGTATTGGGCACCGGTGAGCGCACCTACGAGGATGCTCTCAATTTCTTCGCCAGTCTGTATCCCGGCGTCATGGCGGCGCGCATCCAATTCAACCCCGCGCTGTCGCATCGCATGTACGCGGGTGCGGACATGCTGCTGATGCCCTCTCTGTTCGAGCCGTGCGGCTTGGCGCAGATGATCGCGATGCGCTACGCGACGCTGCCGATCGTGCGAGAGACCGGTGGACTCAAGGATACGGTCAAGCCCTACAACCGCTTTACCGGTGAGGGAACGGGCTTCTCATTTTCCCACTTCAACGGCGACGAGATGGGCGATGCGGTCTTTCGTGCGGCGCGCCTGTTCTGGGATGATCGAAAAGGGTGGAGCGGCCTGGTCGCACATGCCATGGCCGAAGACTTCAGCTGGGTTCACTCAGCCTCCCGCTATCTTGATCTCTACCGGCATCTGCTTTTCACAGGCGATGGCGACGCATCGGAGACGCTGCCCGCAGGTGAATCGAGCGAGACCGAATCGGGGCGGATGCGATCCTCTGCCGAGCCGAGATCCGCGAAACCAGAACCCTGCTCTCAGCAGCTGTCGGCCGCTGAGACGCGGCCGCGCGCAGGTGCCGCATCCGATGCGATCCAGTCGCAAAGCTCTGCCAAGCGGGCACCCGAGATGACAGCTGGTCCAGTTGCGAAGACGGGCAGCGGCGCGCGGCGAGCCTCCGGCTCGAAGTCGGCGACCTCCAAGCGCGCCTCCGGGATCAGCCGCGGCTCCGGCGGCAAGGCGAACCCGGTGAAGCCCTCGACCGCAGGGTCGACGACCGCGCGGGTCCGAATCTCGAAGCGCGGCGCTCGCGGCAGCGCCGAACGTCTCGAAACCACGTCGACCAGCGCTGCGAAATCCAAGCGCTCGACTGAGAGCACCGTGTCCGCGCCCCCCAAAACCTCTCGAAAGGCACATGCGAGCGCAGATGCCACCGAGGCGCCCACGGGGTCGGTGCGCTCGAAGGGAGCGGCCGCACGAGGGGCTGCGACGAGTCCGAAGGGGGATGCGGGTTCGACGAGCAGCTCGTCTGCTCCATGCGACCTCGCGTCGGAGACCGTTTCACGCATGAAGCGCACACGAGGGCGTCGCTCGAATCGATCGAGATGA
- a CDS encoding 4-alpha-glucanotransferase, translating into MKLRHNSRSCDCRAPFGAVRAGTTVRLAVHVEDADFASIRLSLRTWVDGRGERIDDMPAVGNGTFEVSLACPEPEIVWYLFIARAADGTATYLGAPTGRTGGEGVAYASIDAPSFQITVFQHRAIRPTWYEHGIVYQIFPDRYRRDAGWRERTAAVLDRPRAGIARRLVEDWNEPPSYRRANDGSIACWDFYGGSLKGIEDDLQRLAELGVSAIYLNPIFEAASNHRYDTADYLSIDPILGTEKDFRHLCAAARERGISIILDGVFNHTGDDSIYFNRYGNYPGAGAWSGPESPWRDAYKFDDDGGYRCWWGVKNMPDLNQDSPLVRELILGADGVVRHWLRAGARGWRLDVADELSDGFIADIKRAVMEERPDGLVLGEVWEDASNKSSYGKLRRYLLGQELDSAMNYPFRSMVIDYLLGVRSARDTAETIESLRENYPPEALACALNLLGSHDKPRIASVLGGGPDESQLPESERGTWRLDPHAMGLAKGRFWLASLMQMTFPGVPSIYYGDEYGLEGLSDPGNRRTLPDERDVFDHDMLTIVRNAAALRRALPLMVTGDISAEARSDDVLSYTRRDASGLSATVILNSDCASQHAVSIPMLGQAASDLISGRELGRNEDGTVTVELAPLGSAVVHFHDRRRMQKPLAPGAGIMCHLTSMPTEDGRAGRLGAAARRFIDRLHAMGARYWQVLPVNPTDGFNSPYAGPSAFAGSSALLPGTAGEIERDFESWRDTGGEHDAAFLEFAQTQAAWLAPYCAFMAIKRHMGGASRHEWPARFKRYDPSLLDDGDLAREARFQAYLQFCFETAWGEMSAYAHERGIEIIGDIPMYVSDESADVWSAPELFNLDDDGRPTEVAGAPPDDFAPDGQLWGNPTFRWDRMRHDGFTWWLARLRRAQRLYDHVRLDHFLGYHSYFSIPAGGACSAGRWLPGPGADLFQLAYDAWGPLPFIAEDLGYLTPGVRALCATCGFPGMDVMQFEDYDVRAGFYPQAGKICYTSTHDTSTLIGFCERSYANGDREQARRIAEALLGAALHSDADVVITPLQDILELDDQARMNVPGVAEGNWTWRAREADVIDAVPRIREMLERSGRISAASR; encoded by the coding sequence ATGAAATTGAGACATAACTCCAGGAGCTGCGATTGCCGCGCGCCCTTCGGAGCTGTTCGCGCCGGCACCACGGTCCGTCTGGCGGTTCACGTGGAGGATGCCGATTTCGCGAGCATCCGGCTTTCACTGCGCACCTGGGTCGACGGCAGAGGCGAGCGGATCGATGATATGCCTGCTGTCGGAAACGGGACCTTCGAGGTCTCGCTTGCGTGTCCGGAGCCTGAGATCGTCTGGTATCTATTCATCGCACGTGCCGCTGACGGGACCGCTACCTATCTCGGAGCTCCCACGGGGCGAACAGGCGGTGAGGGTGTCGCATATGCGTCGATCGACGCCCCCTCGTTTCAGATCACGGTCTTTCAGCATCGTGCCATACGACCGACTTGGTACGAGCACGGCATCGTGTACCAGATATTTCCCGACCGCTACCGCCGCGATGCCGGATGGCGCGAGCGGACGGCTGCGGTGCTCGACAGACCCCGCGCCGGCATCGCGCGCCGACTCGTCGAGGACTGGAATGAACCGCCGAGCTATCGACGGGCGAACGACGGATCGATCGCGTGCTGGGACTTCTACGGGGGCTCGCTGAAGGGCATCGAGGACGATCTTCAGCGCTTGGCCGAACTCGGCGTCTCGGCGATCTATCTGAATCCGATCTTCGAGGCGGCGAGCAACCATCGCTACGACACGGCGGATTATCTGTCGATCGATCCCATTCTCGGAACCGAAAAAGATTTTCGTCACCTGTGCGCGGCTGCGCGCGAACGGGGAATCTCGATTATCTTGGACGGAGTATTCAATCATACGGGGGATGACTCGATCTACTTCAACCGCTACGGAAACTACCCGGGCGCAGGAGCCTGGTCCGGCCCGGAATCCCCATGGCGCGATGCGTATAAGTTTGACGATGACGGCGGCTACAGGTGCTGGTGGGGCGTTAAAAACATGCCCGATCTCAATCAGGATTCGCCTCTCGTCCGTGAGCTCATCCTGGGAGCCGACGGGGTCGTGAGACACTGGCTGCGCGCCGGCGCGCGAGGTTGGCGTCTCGATGTCGCCGATGAGCTCTCCGATGGATTCATCGCCGATATCAAGCGCGCTGTCATGGAGGAGCGCCCCGACGGCTTGGTTCTCGGTGAGGTCTGGGAGGATGCGTCGAACAAGTCGAGCTACGGCAAGCTTCGTCGTTATCTTTTGGGCCAGGAGCTCGACTCCGCGATGAACTATCCGTTTCGCTCTATGGTCATCGATTACCTGTTGGGCGTCAGATCCGCCCGCGATACGGCCGAGACCATCGAATCACTTCGGGAGAACTATCCTCCCGAGGCGCTCGCGTGCGCCCTCAATCTGCTTGGCAGCCACGACAAGCCCCGTATCGCATCTGTGCTCGGCGGCGGTCCGGACGAGTCCCAGCTGCCCGAGAGCGAGCGGGGTACCTGGCGGCTCGATCCGCACGCGATGGGACTCGCAAAAGGACGCTTCTGGCTCGCCTCGCTCATGCAGATGACGTTCCCGGGAGTCCCCTCAATCTACTACGGTGATGAATACGGTCTTGAGGGGCTATCGGATCCGGGCAATCGACGGACACTGCCTGATGAGCGCGATGTCTTCGATCATGATATGCTCACCATCGTGAGAAACGCCGCGGCGCTGCGCCGGGCGCTGCCTCTGATGGTGACCGGTGACATCTCTGCCGAAGCGCGCTCAGATGACGTTTTATCATACACGCGTCGCGACGCGAGCGGACTCAGCGCGACGGTAATTCTCAACAGCGACTGCGCCTCGCAGCACGCCGTGAGCATCCCCATGCTCGGCCAGGCCGCCTCAGATCTGATCTCGGGCAGAGAGCTCGGTCGCAACGAGGACGGCACCGTGACGGTGGAGCTCGCACCGCTCGGTTCCGCGGTCGTGCACTTCCATGATCGGCGACGCATGCAGAAGCCGCTTGCCCCGGGAGCGGGAATCATGTGCCATCTCACCTCGATGCCGACCGAGGACGGTCGGGCAGGTCGTCTCGGTGCCGCTGCACGGCGCTTCATCGACCGACTCCACGCGATGGGTGCTCGCTACTGGCAGGTCCTGCCCGTGAATCCCACTGATGGCTTCAACTCGCCGTATGCGGGACCCTCCGCGTTCGCGGGCAGCTCTGCGCTTCTGCCCGGGACGGCTGGCGAGATCGAGCGGGATTTCGAGAGCTGGCGCGACACGGGAGGAGAGCACGACGCCGCGTTTCTGGAGTTTGCGCAGACGCAGGCGGCTTGGTTGGCACCCTATTGCGCTTTCATGGCCATCAAGCGCCATATGGGGGGTGCATCGCGCCATGAATGGCCCGCTCGCTTCAAGCGCTACGATCCCTCGCTGCTCGACGACGGCGATCTCGCTCGGGAGGCGCGATTCCAAGCGTATCTCCAATTCTGTTTCGAGACCGCATGGGGAGAGATGAGCGCGTACGCGCACGAGCGCGGCATCGAGATCATCGGGGATATCCCGATGTACGTCTCCGACGAATCGGCCGATGTCTGGAGCGCACCGGAGCTGTTCAATCTTGATGATGACGGCAGGCCGACCGAGGTCGCGGGAGCTCCGCCGGACGACTTCGCACCCGACGGACAGCTCTGGGGCAACCCGACGTTTCGCTGGGACCGGATGAGACATGATGGATTCACCTGGTGGCTCGCGAGACTGCGACGCGCTCAACGACTTTACGACCATGTCCGACTCGACCACTTTTTAGGCTATCACTCGTATTTCAGCATTCCGGCTGGCGGTGCGTGCTCCGCGGGACGCTGGCTGCCGGGACCGGGAGCGGATCTGTTCCAACTCGCCTACGACGCATGGGGTCCGCTGCCCTTCATCGCGGAGGATCTGGGCTATCTCACGCCCGGTGTGCGCGCGCTGTGCGCGACATGCGGCTTTCCGGGCATGGACGTCATGCAGTTCGAGGACTATGACGTCCGCGCCGGCTTTTATCCTCAAGCCGGAAAGATCTGCTACACGTCGACCCATGACACTTCGACCCTCATCGGCTTCTGCGAGCGCTCCTACGCCAACGGGGATCGAGAACAGGCGCGTCGCATCGCGGAAGCACTTCTTGGCGCCGCGCTCCACAGCGATGCGGATGTCGTGATCACGCCGCTTCAGGACATTCTTGAGCTGGATGATCAGGCGCGCATGAACGTACCGGGGGTGGCCGAGGGAAACTGGACATGGAGAGCGCGCGAAGCCGATGTGATCGACGCCGTCCCACGCATTCGCGAGATGCTCGAGAGAAGCGGTCGCATCAGCGCGGCGAGCCGATGA
- a CDS encoding FmdB family zinc ribbon protein, whose product MARYDYRCAACGTTFEVEHRMSAHPNISCPACGGTADKQFSAAGIVFEGSGFYNTDQRRADAPKPAARECAQTPACSASKSKSSGEGAHPTECATCPNHEKVPARSAKKA is encoded by the coding sequence ATGGCACGCTATGACTACCGCTGTGCTGCATGCGGAACGACCTTCGAGGTCGAGCACCGTATGAGCGCTCATCCGAATATCAGCTGTCCGGCTTGCGGGGGCACCGCGGACAAGCAGTTCAGCGCCGCCGGCATCGTCTTCGAGGGGAGTGGCTTCTACAACACGGATCAGCGACGCGCCGACGCTCCGAAACCAGCTGCCCGAGAATGCGCGCAGACGCCCGCCTGCTCGGCATCGAAGAGCAAATCGAGCGGCGAGGGCGCGCATCCAACCGAATGCGCGACATGTCCGAACCACGAGAAGGTCCCGGCCCGAAGCGCAAAGAAGGCCTGA